In Sylvia atricapilla isolate bSylAtr1 chromosome 25, bSylAtr1.pri, whole genome shotgun sequence, a genomic segment contains:
- the BLACAT1 gene encoding LOW QUALITY PROTEIN: bladder cancer associated transcript 1 (The sequence of the model RefSeq protein was modified relative to this genomic sequence to represent the inferred CDS: inserted 2 bases in 1 codon), whose translation MPQFTFACFCGLHGFCKMKRKXEEGGGGQETAV comes from the exons ATGCCACAGTTCACCTTCGCCTGTTTCTGCGGCCTCCACGGCTTCTGCAAGAtgaagaggaa ggaggagggcGGCGGGGGGCAGGAGACGGCCGTGTGA
- the KLHDC8A gene encoding kelch domain-containing protein 8A has product MELPSTKDFQWKSLAPLPSRRVYSTLVEAGGQVFAVGGCDDNGVPVDNLEVYSPEADRWAELPPMPTARAGVAVTVLGKRIMVVGGVGAGQLPLKVVEMYHTDEGRWRKRSSLREAAMGISVTAKGKEGSGGYYRVYAAGGMGSDLRPHNFLQHYDVLKDIWVSLAAMPTPRYAATSILRGTKIYVLGGRQSKYAVNAFEVFDTETRSWAKFPSIPNKRAFSSFVPTEEKLFSLGGLRQGRLYRQPKFMRTVDVFDLEQGGWMKTERSCYLKKRRADFVAGYLRGRVVVAGGLGNQPTVLESAEAFHPEKNKWEILPPMPTPRCACSSIVLRDCLLAVGGVSQGLSTAVEALCLSDS; this is encoded by the exons ATGGAGCTGCCCAGCACCAAAGACTTCCAATGGAAATCCCTGGCGCCCCTGCCCAGCCGCAGGGTGTACTCCACGCTGGTGGAGGCGGGCGGGCAGGTCTTCGCCGTGGGCGGCTGCGACGACAACGGCGTCCCCGTGGACAACTTGGAGGTCTACTCGCCCGAGGCCGACcggtgggcagagctgccccccATGCCCACGGCCAGGGCCGGCGTGGCCGTCACGGTGCTGGGCAAGAGGATCATGGTGGTGGGCGGCGTGGGCGCGGGGCAGCTGCCGCTGAAGGTGGTGGAGATGTACCACACGGACGAGGGCCGCTGGAGGAAGCGCAGCTCGCTGCGGGAGGCGGCCATGGGCATCTCGGTGACCGCCAAAGGCAAGGAGGGCTCGGGGGGTT ATTACAGGGTGTACGCAGCGGGCGGGATGGGCTCAGACCTGCGGCCCCACAACTTTCTGCAGCACTATGACGTGCTCAAGGACATCTGGGTGTCCCTGGCTGCCATGCCAACCCCCCGCTACGCCGCCACCTCCATCCTGAGGGGCACCAAGATCTACGTGCTGG ggGGGAGGCAATCCAAGTACGCCGTCAACGCCTTCGAGGTGTTCGACACGGAGACCCGGTCGTGGGCCAAGTTCCCCAGCATTCCCAACAAAAGAGCCTTCTCCAGCTTCGTGCCCACCGAGGAGAAGCTCTTCAGCCTCGGGGGGCTGCGCCAGGGCCGCCTCTACCGGCAGCCCAAGTTCATGAGGACCGTGGACGTGTTCGACCTGGAGCAAG GCGGGTGGATGAAGACGGAGCGCTCCTGTTACCTGAAGAAAAGGCGAGCAGACTTCGTGGCCGGCTACCTGCGAGGCAGAGTGGTCGTGGCTGGGGGCCTGG GGAACCAGCCGACCGTGCTGGAGTCGGCGGAGGCTTTCCACCCCGAGAAGAACAAGTGGGAGATTCTCCCCCCGATGCCCACCCCGCGCTGCGCCTGCTCCAGCATCGTGCTGCGGGACTGTCTGCTGGCCGTGGGCGGCGTCAGCCAGGGGCTCAGCACGGCCGTGGAGGCGCTGTGCCTGTCTGATTCCTGA